A single window of Vibrio gazogenes DNA harbors:
- a CDS encoding dicarboxylate/amino acid:cation symporter — protein sequence MLVGNPSKLKIHNTRVTVVLKEKSLLSNIGVQVVIAMILGSIVGATMGHDAAMFSPLGAIFINLIKMLVIPLVAVALISGSAGLGNSHSAGKVGAVTLGYFAVTSALAVALALVMGHIFQPGIGIDVSGVEGMFSSEYASKGELPTFWATIIGMIPTNVFQSLNNANILQILVFCLFFGVALAKQSEERRLPIINGVNTIVDAMVWMINKVMVIAPIGVFGLMAEAVGTFGFSALTVVLKLFVVYVAAILIFGFIVYPLMIQIFTKTSARKFIGAMKKPQAVALSTASSMATLPVTMDTVENDLGVRNSTASFVLPLGATINMSGNAIYYGLVAIFFAQLFNIDLSMGSYIAIIVTATLGAVGQAGVPGPSFLVVAVLLAAGIPIEGLPLLFALDRIFDMIRTALNITGDAACAVIVDSLIEEPEAEEKTVEQEA from the coding sequence ATGTTAGTGGGTAATCCTAGTAAATTAAAAATTCATAACACAAGGGTTACGGTAGTGTTAAAAGAAAAGAGTTTATTATCAAATATTGGTGTTCAGGTTGTCATCGCGATGATTCTGGGTTCGATTGTCGGCGCCACGATGGGACATGACGCCGCAATGTTCTCACCACTTGGGGCTATCTTTATCAATTTGATTAAGATGCTGGTCATTCCATTGGTTGCCGTTGCACTGATTTCAGGCTCGGCTGGTTTGGGTAACAGCCATTCCGCGGGTAAAGTCGGCGCCGTGACCTTAGGATACTTTGCTGTCACTTCTGCGCTGGCAGTTGCTTTGGCACTGGTGATGGGACACATTTTCCAACCCGGTATCGGCATTGATGTTTCTGGTGTTGAAGGGATGTTCTCTTCAGAATATGCGTCAAAAGGTGAACTTCCTACTTTCTGGGCAACCATTATCGGTATGATCCCAACCAACGTTTTCCAGTCACTGAATAACGCAAATATTCTGCAAATACTAGTGTTCTGCCTTTTCTTCGGTGTGGCGCTTGCCAAACAGAGTGAAGAACGGCGTTTACCAATCATCAATGGTGTAAACACGATTGTTGATGCCATGGTCTGGATGATCAACAAAGTGATGGTTATTGCACCAATCGGGGTTTTCGGTCTGATGGCAGAAGCTGTCGGGACATTTGGTTTCAGTGCCCTGACTGTTGTCCTTAAACTCTTTGTCGTCTATGTTGCTGCAATTCTGATTTTTGGTTTCATTGTCTATCCACTGATGATTCAGATTTTTACCAAAACATCAGCGCGTAAATTCATTGGCGCAATGAAAAAACCGCAAGCCGTTGCCCTATCTACAGCATCGTCAATGGCAACGCTGCCAGTGACCATGGATACGGTTGAAAACGACCTAGGTGTCAGAAACTCAACTGCATCGTTCGTACTTCCGTTAGGAGCGACGATCAACATGTCCGGTAACGCAATTTACTACGGACTCGTTGCGATTTTCTTTGCCCAGCTATTCAACATCGATCTGAGCATGGGTTCTTACATCGCTATCATCGTTACCGCAACACTGGGCGCTGTCGGTCAGGCGGGTGTTCCGGGGCCATCTTTCCTTGTTGTCGCGGTACTGCTTGCCGCCGGGATTCCAATTGAAGGTCTGCCGCTGTTATTTGCTCTGGATCGTATCTTCGACATGATTCGTACCGCACTGAATATCACTGGTGATGCAGCCTGTGCAGTGATTGTCGATTCTCTGATTGAAGAACCGGAAGCAGAAGAAAAGACAGTTGAACAAGAAGCATAA
- the trpA gene encoding tryptophan synthase subunit alpha, whose product MNRYQTLFQQLAEKNQGAFVPFVTIGDPTPALSAKIINTLIEAGADALELGIPFSDPLADGPTIQGANMRALNAATTPDICFELITQVRQDYPDIPIGLLVYANLVYARGIDNFYQRCQQAGIDSVLIADVPTNESEDFIQAAEKYGIDPIFIAPPTADQQTLQTVASRSKGYTYLLSRAGVTGVETKAGMPVDNLLKNLKEYQAPPALLGFGISEPEQVKQALAAGAAGAISGSAVVKIIESNQHDESTLLTQLHQFVSTMKAATHR is encoded by the coding sequence ATGAATCGCTACCAAACACTTTTCCAACAACTTGCGGAAAAGAATCAAGGTGCATTTGTGCCTTTCGTCACCATCGGAGACCCAACCCCGGCACTCTCGGCAAAGATTATCAATACCTTGATTGAAGCCGGTGCAGACGCGTTGGAGCTTGGTATTCCATTTTCTGATCCGCTCGCAGATGGCCCAACGATTCAAGGGGCGAATATGCGGGCGCTGAATGCAGCAACCACGCCTGATATCTGTTTCGAACTCATCACGCAAGTCCGTCAGGATTATCCTGATATACCGATCGGTCTGCTGGTATACGCTAATTTGGTTTATGCGCGCGGCATTGATAACTTCTATCAGCGTTGCCAACAAGCTGGGATCGATTCCGTTCTGATTGCTGATGTCCCGACCAACGAAAGTGAAGATTTCATTCAGGCTGCAGAGAAATACGGTATTGACCCTATTTTTATTGCCCCGCCAACAGCCGATCAGCAAACCTTACAAACCGTGGCGTCACGCAGTAAAGGCTATACTTACCTCCTTTCTCGTGCGGGAGTCACGGGTGTGGAAACCAAAGCCGGGATGCCCGTTGACAACCTGCTGAAAAACCTAAAAGAATATCAGGCCCCCCCAGCATTGCTCGGATTTGGTATTTCAGAGCCGGAACAGGTAAAACAAGCGTTGGCAGCCGGTGCAGCAGGCGCTATTTCAGGTTCAGCAGTCGTGAAAATTATCGAATCCAACCAACATGATGAATCGACACTACTGACTCAGCTTCATCAGTTTGTCTCGACGATGAAAGCAGCGACACACAGATAA
- the trpB gene encoding tryptophan synthase subunit beta: MSKLNAYFGEFGGQFVPQILVPALDQLEQAFIDAQEDPEFQAEFMSLLQEYAGRPTALTLTRNMTKGTKTKLYLKREDLLHGGAHKTNQVLGQALLAKRMGKQEIIAETGAGQHGVATAIACALLGLKCRVYMGAKDVERQSPNVFRMRLMGATVIPVHSGSSTLKDACNEAMRDWSASYETSHYLLGTAAGPHPFPTIVREFQKIIGEETKHQILAREGKLPDAVIACVGGGSNAIGMFADFIDEENVRLIGVEPGGKGIETHQHGAPLKYGKTGIYLGMKSPLMQDAYGQIEESYSVSAGLDFPSVGPQHAHLNAIGRAEYENITDDEALDAFQELARHEGIIPALESSHALAHALKMARSEPEKEQTLVVNLSGRGDKDIFTVNKILEEKGVLS; this comes from the coding sequence ATGTCTAAACTTAACGCCTACTTCGGCGAGTTCGGTGGCCAGTTTGTCCCACAAATACTGGTTCCGGCACTCGATCAGCTAGAACAGGCTTTTATCGACGCTCAAGAAGACCCTGAATTTCAGGCGGAATTTATGTCACTGCTTCAAGAATATGCAGGACGCCCGACCGCGCTGACGCTCACTCGAAATATGACCAAAGGCACCAAGACTAAGCTATATCTCAAGCGAGAAGACTTGCTGCACGGTGGCGCGCATAAAACCAATCAGGTACTCGGACAAGCCCTACTGGCAAAACGGATGGGTAAACAAGAAATTATCGCAGAAACGGGCGCCGGACAGCATGGTGTTGCAACCGCCATTGCCTGCGCGCTACTGGGATTAAAATGCCGGGTCTACATGGGCGCTAAAGACGTTGAGCGTCAAAGTCCGAATGTGTTTCGGATGCGTTTGATGGGTGCAACCGTTATTCCAGTCCACTCTGGGTCATCAACCCTCAAAGATGCTTGTAACGAAGCAATGCGAGACTGGTCCGCAAGTTACGAAACATCCCACTATCTATTAGGCACAGCTGCGGGGCCTCACCCATTCCCGACCATTGTCCGGGAATTCCAGAAAATCATCGGTGAAGAAACGAAACATCAAATTTTAGCGCGTGAAGGTAAATTGCCGGATGCCGTGATCGCTTGTGTCGGCGGTGGTTCGAATGCGATTGGTATGTTTGCTGATTTTATCGACGAAGAAAATGTCCGCTTAATCGGGGTCGAACCCGGCGGCAAAGGGATTGAAACCCATCAGCACGGTGCACCGCTAAAATACGGCAAAACCGGCATTTATCTGGGCATGAAATCCCCATTGATGCAAGATGCGTACGGTCAGATTGAAGAGTCTTACTCAGTTTCTGCCGGGCTCGATTTCCCGTCCGTCGGCCCGCAACATGCTCATTTAAATGCGATCGGCAGAGCCGAATATGAAAATATCACCGATGATGAAGCACTGGATGCTTTTCAAGAATTGGCCCGTCATGAAGGGATAATTCCGGCCCTTGAGTCTTCTCATGCTTTAGCCCATGCCCTCAAAATGGCTCGCAGTGAACCAGAGAAAGAACAGACGCTGGTGGTGAACTTATCCGGACGAGGTGATAAAGACATTTTCACCGTCAATAAAATCTTAGAAGAAAAAGGAGTGCTGTCATGA